One region of Carya illinoinensis cultivar Pawnee chromosome 8, C.illinoinensisPawnee_v1, whole genome shotgun sequence genomic DNA includes:
- the LOC122274260 gene encoding aldehyde oxidase GLOX1-like, whose translation MARTHVMLSFLAWQLILLSAKPYLSDAAGGRWQLLQKSIGITAMHMQLLKNDRVIIFDRTDFGNSNLTLPGGKCRTVPKDCTAHSAEYSVITNTFRALFVQTDVWCSSGAVMPDGRLIQTGGFNSGARRVRTFIPCTGCDWTETPNGLAASRWYATNHILPGGRQIIIGGRKQFNYEFYPKSSGAPSLYSLPFLSQTNDPNIENNLYPFVFLNVDGNLFIFANNRSILLDYAANKVVKTYPEIPGGDPRCYPSTGSAVLLPLKNLQATSVEAEVLVCGGAPKGAYTEANKGNFVEALNTCARIKITDPNPQWVMETMPMARIMGDMTLLPNGNVLIINGASAGAAGWEIGRNPILNPVIYRPDNKLGSRFELQNPSTIPRMYHSSAILLRDGRVLVGGSNPHSGYVFTNVPYPTELSLEAFYPPYLDVQFSSLRPQIVSPPSQTKLNPGRKLAVRFSVAGALAQNQISVTVVSPSFTTHSFSMNQRLLVLGAETVTSLGNSTYEVQVTTPAGSGYLAPSGYYLLFVVHQEIPSEGIWVKLQ comes from the coding sequence ATGGCACGAACTCATGTGATGCTTTCCTTCCTCGCCTGGCAGCTGATCCTCCTCTCTGCCAAACCTTATCTTAGTGACGCCGCTGGCGGGCGCTGGCAGCTCTTGCAAAAGAGCATCGGCATTACAGCCATGCACATGCAACTCCTCAAAAACGATCGCGTCATCATTTTCGACCGCACCGACTTCGGTAATTCGAACCTGACCCTGCCCGGTGGTAAATGCCGAACCGTCCCGAAAGACTGCACTGCTCACTCTGCCGAGTATAGCGTCATTACCAATACCTTCCGAGCACTTTTCGTCCAAACAGACGTTTGGTGCTCCTCTGGGGCAGTCATGCCCGATGGCCGTCTGATCCAAACCGGTGGATTCAACAGTGGTGCACGTAGAGTCAGGACATTCATACCTTGCACCGGCTGTGACTGGACAGAGACACCCAACGGCTTAGCAGCTTCGCGATGGTACGCCACAAATCATATTCTTCCAGGCGGACGGCAGATTATAATCGGCGGGAGAAAACAGTTTAACTATGAGTTTTATCCTAAGAGCAGTGGCGCACCTAGTCTGTATAGTTTGCCATTTCTATCGCAAACCAACGACCCAAACATAGAGAACAATCTGTACCCGTTTGTGTTTCTTAACGTTGATGGGAATTTATTCATCTTCGCAAATAATCGTTCTATTTTGCTCGACTATGCCGCCAACAAGGTCGTGAAGACGTACCCAGAAATACCGGGCGGCGATCCGAGGTGTTATCCAAGCACTGGCTCGGCAGTGTTGCTTCCACTCAAGAATCTGCAAGCCACGTCTGTAGAGGCTGAGGTTTTGGTTTGTGGTGGAGCTCCAAAAGGGGCCTACACCGAAGCCAACAAGGGTAACTTCGTGGAAGCTTTGAACACCTGCGCCAGGATCAAAATCACCGATCCAAATCCCCAGTGGGTCATGGAGACCATGCCTATGGCCAGAATCATGGGCGACATGACTCTGCTTCCAAATGGAAACGTCTTGATAATCAACGGCGCATCAGCGGGGGCGGCAGGATGGGAAATCGGTCGAAATCCGATCTTGAATCCTGTCATTTACCGACCTGACAACAAGTTGGGTTCACGTTTCGAGCTACAAAACCCGAGCACGATACCTCGGATGTATCATTCGTCGGCTATTTTGCTTCGGGATGGTCGAGTTCTTGTTGGTGGGAGCAACCCTCATTCGGGTTACGTATTCACCAACGTGCCTTACCCTACAGAACTTAGTTTGGAGGCATTTTATCCTCCATATTTGGACGTACAATTCTCAAGTTTGCGTCCACAAATTGTATCACCCCCTTCCCAGACCAAGCTTAACCCTGGCAGAAAGCTAGCGGTTCGCTTTTCAGTCGCCGGAGCTTTGGCTCAAAATCAGATCTCTGTGACGGTGGTGTCGCCGTCTTTTACCACGCACTCGTTCTCCATGAATCAAAGGTTGCTGGTACTTGGTGCGGAGACGGTGACAAGTCTTGGGAATTCTACGTATGAGGTCCAGGTTACCACACCGGCCGGCTCGGGCTATCTTGCACCATCCGGATATTATCTTCTCTTTGTGGTTCATCAAGAAATTCCTAGCGAGGGAATTTGGGTCAAACTACAGTGA
- the LOC122319323 gene encoding aldehyde oxidase GLOX1-like, with amino-acid sequence MARNHVMLSFLAWQLILLSAKPYLSDAAGGRWQLLQKSIGITAMHMQLLKNDRVIIFDRTDFGNSNLTLPGGKCRTVPKDCTAHSAEYSVITNTFRALFVQTDVWCSSGAVMPDGRLIQTGGFNSGARRVRTFIPCTGCDWTETPNGLAASRWYATNHILPSGRQIIIGGRKQFNYEFYPKSSGVPNLYSLPFLSQTNDPNIENNLYPFVFLNVDGNLFIFANNRSILLDYAANKVVKTYPEIPGGDPRCYPSTGSAVLLPLKNLQATSVEAEVLVCGGAPKGAYTEANNGNFVEALNTCARIKITDPNPQWVMETMPMARIMGDMTLLPNGNVLIINGASAGTAGWEIGRNPVLNPVIYRPDNKLGSRFELQNPSTIPRMYHSSAILLRDGRVLVGGSNPHPGYVFTNVLYPTELSLEAFYPPYLDAQFSNLRPQIVSPPSQTKLNPGRKLAVRFSVAGALAQNQVSVTVVSPSFTTHSFSMNQRLLVLGAETVTSLGNSTYEVQVTTPAGSGYLAPSGYYLLFVVHQEIPSEGIWVKLQ; translated from the coding sequence ATGGCACGAAATCACGTGATGCTTTCCTTCCTCGCCTGGCAGCTGATCCTCCTCTCTGCCAAACCTTATCTTAGTGACGCCGCTGGCGGGCGCTGGCAGCTCTTGCAAAAGAGCATCGGCATTACAGCCATGCACATGCAACTCCTCAAAAACGACCGCGTCATCATTTTCGACCGCACCGACTTCGGTAATTCGAACCTGACCCTGCCCGGCGGTAAATGCCGAACCGTCCCGAAAGACTGCACTGCTCACTCTGCCGAGTATAGCGTCATCACCAATACCTTCCGAGCACTTTTCGTCCAAACAGACGTTTGGTGCTCCTCTGGGGCAGTCATGCCCGATGGCCGTCTGATCCAAACCGGTGGATTCAACAGTGGTGCACGTAGAGTCAGGACATTCATACCTTGCACCGGCTGTGACTGGACAGAGACACCCAACGGATTAGCAGCTTCGCGATGGTACGCCACAAATCATATTCTTCCCAGCGGACGGCAGATTATAATCGGCGGGAGAAAACAGTTTAACTATGAGTTTTATCCCAAGAGCAGTGGCGTACCTAATTTGTATAGTTTGCCATTCCTATCGCAAACCAACGACCCAAACATAGAGAACAATCTGTACCCATTTGTGTTTCTTAACGTTGATGGGAATTTATTCATCTTCGCAAATAATCGATCTATTTTGCTCGACTATGCCGCCAACAAGGTCGTGAAGACGTACCCGGAAATACCGGGCGGGGATCCGAGGTGTTATCCAAGCACTGGCTCGGCAGTGTTGCTTCCACTCAAGAACCTGCAAGCCACGTCTGTAGAGGCTGAGGTTTTGGTTTGTGGTGGAGCTCCAAAAGGGGCTTACACCGAAGCCAACAACGGTAACTTCGTGGAAGCTTTGAACACCTGCGCCAGGATCAAAATCACCGATCCAAATCCCCAATGGGTCATGGAGACCATGCCTATGGCCAGAATCATGGGCGACATGACTCTGCTTCCAAACGGAAACGTCTTGATAATCAACGGCGCATCAGCGGGGACGGCTGGATGGGAAATCGGTCGAAATCCGGTCTTGAATCCTGTCATTTACCGACCTGACAACAAGTTGGGTTCACGTTTCGAGCTACAAAACCCGAGCACAATACCTCGGATGTATCATTCGTCGGCCATTTTGCTTCGGGATGGTCGAGTTCTCGTTGGTGGGAGCAACCCTCATCCGGGTTACGTATTCACCAACGTGCTTTACCCTACAGAACTTAGTTTAGAGGCATTTTATCCTCCATATTTGGACGCACAATTCTCAAATTTGCGTCCACAAATTGTATCACCTCCTTCCCAGACCAAACTTAACCCTGGCAGAAAGCTAGCGGTTCGCTTTTCAGTCGCCGGTGCTTTGGCTCAAAATCAGGTCTCTGTGACGGTGGTGTCGCCGTCTTTTACCACGCACTCGTTCTCCATGAATCAAAGGTTGCTGGTACTTGGTGCGGAGACGGTGACAAGTCTTGGGAATTCTACGTATGAGGTACAGGTTACTACACCGGCCGGCTCGGGCTACCTTGCACCATCCGGATATTATCTTCTCTTTGTGGTTCATCAAGAAATTCCTAGCGAGGGAATTTGGGTCAAACTACAGTGA